A single region of the Stenotrophomonas sp. Marseille-Q4652 genome encodes:
- a CDS encoding replication initiator protein A: MSSTALPSRQRPMQEREQLDLFRALPGDMAPRDSQDLMAYPFFSLGKSKRVKPIDFRAGNVTIRVEGTQEHGIATIWDADVLIWAASQIVEAKDAGLRPSRLMRATPYEILRFIGRGTSLHDYLRLKAALDRLQSTTVATSIRETTGRRLHRFSWINEWRELADASGVPLGIELILPDWFYAGVLDAALVLTIDPAYFRLKGGIERWLYRLVRKHGGRQEHGWQFDFRHLYRKSGSAARFSDFAYDLRVLVARQSLPGYILGIERMPDDNTELLNFRPVLHTARG; encoded by the coding sequence ATGTCCAGCACCGCGCTGCCGTCCCGGCAGCGGCCGATGCAGGAGCGCGAACAGCTCGACCTGTTCCGCGCCTTGCCCGGCGACATGGCGCCGCGAGACAGCCAGGATTTGATGGCCTATCCGTTCTTCTCGCTCGGCAAGTCCAAGCGGGTCAAGCCCATCGACTTCCGTGCGGGCAACGTAACGATCCGCGTGGAAGGCACGCAGGAGCACGGCATCGCCACGATCTGGGATGCGGACGTGCTGATATGGGCGGCTTCGCAGATCGTGGAGGCAAAGGACGCGGGCCTGCGCCCGTCGCGGCTGATGCGCGCCACGCCCTACGAGATTCTGCGCTTCATCGGGCGCGGCACGTCGCTTCACGACTATCTGCGCCTCAAAGCCGCGCTCGACCGGCTGCAATCGACCACGGTGGCCACATCCATCCGCGAAACCACGGGAAGACGATTGCACCGCTTCTCGTGGATCAACGAGTGGCGCGAGCTGGCCGATGCCAGCGGCGTGCCGCTGGGCATCGAGCTGATCTTGCCCGACTGGTTCTATGCCGGCGTGCTCGATGCCGCCCTGGTGCTGACCATCGACCCCGCGTACTTCCGCCTCAAAGGCGGCATCGAGCGGTGGCTGTACCGCCTGGTGCGCAAGCACGGCGGGCGGCAGGAGCACGGTTGGCAATTCGACTTCCGGCACCTGTACCGCAAATCCGGCAGCGCGGCCCGCTTCTCGGACTTCGCCTACGACCTGCGCGTTCTGGTGGCGCGGCAGTCGTTGCCCGGCTACATCCTCGGTATCGAGCGGATGCCGGACGACAACACCGAGCTGCTGAACTTCCGGCCCGTGCTGCATACGGCACGGGGATAA
- a CDS encoding helix-turn-helix domain-containing protein, translated as MRPAPLRPAATVSTAAAQPQRYLTNDEAAEYLRLSPRTLEKQRVIGGGPRFRKFGRRVMYAVADLDAWAADRSFETTSDPEYAEHHSADNRAR; from the coding sequence ATGCGTCCCGCTCCCTTGCGACCTGCCGCCACTGTCTCGACCGCTGCCGCGCAGCCCCAACGCTATCTCACCAACGACGAAGCCGCCGAGTACCTGCGCCTGTCGCCGCGCACGCTGGAAAAGCAGCGCGTGATCGGTGGCGGCCCTCGCTTTCGCAAGTTCGGCCGGCGCGTCATGTACGCGGTGGCCGACCTCGATGCTTGGGCTGCCGACCGCAGCTTCGAGACGACTTCCGATCCCGAGTACGCCGAGCACCACTCGGCCGACAACCGTGCACGCTGA
- a CDS encoding DUF2285 domain-containing protein encodes MADRAAEPWYPTAAYLYVLHLDSLALAWEYLRRHPDYRLDWLRHRRRPQAAQEAAQRWGLRLLEDPALDARDAHPAWLPGHAAMVQLYPDEDPPPDASIFAFWRIPGHKQLLHDGKRLALIARSPGHCLRFALAPGLEDGMAVAYAHRGVAVAPARNQPRSVGLGVAKPRPAPAALLELHTLQALDATLAGASLRDVGEGLFGADAVADWYSDGGLRSKVRRLVRRGDALMRGGYRHLAQLPSLEKGRLEADAERP; translated from the coding sequence ATGGCCGACCGCGCCGCCGAGCCTTGGTATCCGACTGCCGCGTATCTGTACGTGCTGCATCTGGACAGCCTTGCGCTCGCCTGGGAGTACCTGCGCAGGCACCCCGACTACCGGCTCGACTGGCTGCGCCATCGTCGCCGGCCGCAGGCGGCACAGGAAGCGGCGCAACGCTGGGGCTTGCGCCTGCTGGAAGACCCGGCCCTGGATGCGCGCGACGCGCATCCGGCCTGGCTGCCCGGCCACGCTGCGATGGTGCAGCTTTACCCGGACGAAGATCCACCACCCGATGCCTCGATCTTCGCGTTCTGGCGCATCCCCGGCCATAAGCAACTGCTCCATGACGGCAAACGGCTGGCGCTGATCGCACGCAGCCCAGGCCATTGCCTGCGCTTCGCGCTCGCGCCCGGCCTGGAAGACGGCATGGCTGTCGCCTATGCCCATCGCGGCGTCGCTGTCGCGCCTGCGCGCAACCAACCGCGCAGCGTGGGCTTGGGTGTCGCCAAACCCCGGCCAGCACCCGCCGCTCTGCTGGAGCTGCACACCTTGCAGGCGCTCGACGCGACCCTGGCGGGCGCGTCCTTGCGCGATGTAGGCGAAGGGCTGTTCGGTGCCGACGCCGTGGCCGATTGGTACAGCGACGGCGGCCTGCGCTCCAAGGTGCGCCGCTTGGTGCGGCGCGGCGATGCGCTGATGCGCGGCGGCTATCGCCACCTAGCACAGCTTCCGTCGCTTGAGAAGGGTCGTCTTGAAGCAGACGCAGAACGGCCCTAA
- a CDS encoding DUF2958 domain-containing protein, producing MPQPLATVPERAQLLANGEARAAGRAIDPVPVVRLFTPDAHLIWLLAALDPADGDTAYGLIDLGLGMPELGTVKLSDLAGIVGPLKRPVLRDLYFRPVRTLAEYTRLAERDGAIPD from the coding sequence ATGCCCCAGCCACTTGCCACCGTCCCGGAGCGCGCGCAACTGCTCGCCAACGGCGAGGCCCGCGCCGCTGGCCGGGCCATCGACCCTGTGCCTGTGGTGCGGCTGTTCACCCCTGACGCGCACCTCATCTGGCTGCTGGCCGCGCTCGATCCTGCGGACGGCGATACGGCCTACGGCCTGATCGACCTCGGGCTGGGGATGCCGGAGCTGGGAACAGTGAAGCTGTCCGACCTGGCCGGCATCGTCGGGCCGCTCAAACGACCCGTGCTGCGCGACCTCTATTTTCGGCCAGTGCGCACCCTTGCGGAATACACCCGGCTGGCCGAGCGCGACGGGGCTATCCCGGACTGA
- a CDS encoding helix-turn-helix transcriptional regulator, which produces MAARYSLAKALKTVRKARGLSQEAFSDVSSRTYMSTLERDLKSPTLNKLAELCEVMGVHPLTLLTLAYIGDSPHKAEELLAQVRRELDEVGDPGQA; this is translated from the coding sequence GTGGCGGCTCGGTACTCATTGGCAAAGGCGTTGAAGACGGTCAGGAAGGCGCGTGGCTTGAGCCAGGAAGCCTTCTCTGACGTGTCCAGCCGCACCTATATGAGCACCCTCGAACGCGACCTCAAAAGCCCGACCTTGAACAAGCTGGCCGAGCTGTGCGAGGTGATGGGTGTGCATCCGCTGACGCTGCTGACGCTGGCCTACATCGGCGACAGCCCACACAAGGCCGAGGAGCTGCTGGCGCAGGTGCGTCGGGAACTAGATGAAGTCGGCGACCCTGGCCAAGCGTAG
- a CDS encoding TIR domain-containing protein yields MADKKVIFVAFAIEDERQRDFLKGQSLLTNSPFEYIDMSVKEAYASEWKEKVRTRIRRSDGVIALISKNSLTSSGQKWEIACAREEGKRVLGIWAYTDDRTRIEGVNTVVWTWDAIKNFINGL; encoded by the coding sequence ATGGCAGATAAGAAAGTTATTTTTGTTGCATTCGCAATTGAAGACGAAAGGCAAAGAGACTTCTTGAAAGGCCAATCACTCCTTACGAACTCGCCATTTGAGTATATAGACATGTCCGTCAAGGAAGCCTATGCGTCGGAGTGGAAGGAAAAAGTCCGCACTCGCATTCGCCGATCAGACGGCGTGATTGCTCTCATTAGCAAAAACTCCCTGACATCAAGCGGGCAAAAATGGGAGATTGCGTGCGCGCGAGAAGAAGGAAAAAGGGTACTAGGCATCTGGGCCTACACCGATGATCGAACCAGAATTGAAGGCGTTAACACTGTTGTGTGGACGTGGGATGCCATCAAAAACTTTATCAATGGTCTTTGA
- a CDS encoding caspase family protein: MRIALIVGINHYEHGGSLYGCVDDAHAVQAVLARHGDGSVNFDCKMFTGTGPTDRVDRALLKDRVEELFKAQADIALFYFAGHGHIEATGGYLLATDSRRGDEGVSLSEVLTVANKSPARNKIIILDSCHSGIAGTPPAAGELASLSEGLTILTASAADQYATEENGRGVFTTLLVDALHGGAANLTGDITPGSIYAHVDQSLGAWEQRPIFKTNVRQFVSLRKVNPPISLDDLRRITEFFPQRGYEYKLDPTFEPELKGRDPDMPPPNPENTRKFALLQRYNRLNLVVPVDAPHMWHAAMQSKTCKLTVLGEHYRRLVEKQRL; the protein is encoded by the coding sequence GTGCGTATAGCTCTTATAGTCGGCATCAATCACTACGAGCATGGTGGCTCTCTGTATGGATGCGTTGATGACGCCCACGCCGTGCAAGCTGTCCTGGCCCGGCATGGCGATGGGTCAGTCAACTTCGATTGCAAGATGTTCACTGGCACTGGCCCAACGGATCGCGTTGATCGGGCTTTGTTAAAAGATCGAGTAGAGGAGCTTTTCAAGGCGCAGGCTGATATTGCGCTATTTTACTTCGCCGGCCATGGGCACATTGAAGCAACGGGTGGATATCTACTTGCAACCGACTCTCGCCGTGGTGACGAAGGGGTATCGCTCTCCGAAGTTCTCACCGTGGCCAATAAATCTCCGGCTCGAAACAAGATAATCATTCTTGATAGTTGCCACTCAGGTATCGCCGGGACTCCCCCTGCCGCTGGGGAACTTGCCAGTCTATCTGAAGGATTGACTATTCTTACCGCCTCGGCTGCCGATCAGTATGCGACGGAAGAAAATGGCAGAGGAGTATTTACAACACTGTTAGTAGATGCGCTTCACGGTGGAGCAGCTAATCTCACTGGTGATATCACTCCAGGCAGTATTTACGCGCACGTTGACCAATCTTTGGGAGCCTGGGAGCAGCGTCCTATTTTCAAGACCAACGTTAGGCAGTTCGTTTCGCTTAGAAAAGTCAACCCACCCATCTCCCTTGACGATCTTCGGCGTATAACGGAATTTTTCCCTCAACGAGGCTATGAATATAAACTCGACCCCACATTTGAGCCGGAGTTGAAGGGAAGAGATCCGGACATGCCTCCCCCAAATCCAGAAAACACAAGAAAGTTCGCGCTGCTGCAACGATACAACCGCCTGAATCTGGTTGTACCCGTGGATGCGCCGCATATGTGGCACGCCGCAATGCAAAGTAAGACCTGCAAACTCACAGTGCTCGGCGAGCACTACCGCCGCCTTGTGGAAAAGCAACGCCTCTAG
- a CDS encoding DUF736 domain-containing protein, whose amino-acid sequence MANIGTFTADKDGFTGTLRTLTLNVKVKLVPNDKGDNEKAPDFRLQAASHDIGAAWKKTSEAGRDYLSVTLDDPSFPAPVYARLIEGENGTHDLIWSRSKPQAV is encoded by the coding sequence ATGGCCAACATCGGCACCTTCACCGCAGACAAAGACGGCTTCACCGGCACGCTTCGCACTCTGACGCTCAACGTCAAGGTCAAGCTGGTTCCCAACGACAAGGGGGACAACGAGAAAGCCCCGGACTTCCGCTTGCAGGCCGCCAGTCACGACATCGGCGCGGCGTGGAAGAAGACCAGCGAGGCCGGGCGGGATTACCTGTCCGTGACCCTCGACGATCCTTCGTTTCCGGCACCGGTCTATGCGCGCCTGATCGAAGGCGAGAACGGCACGCACGACCTGATCTGGTCGCGCAGCAAGCCCCAGGCGGTGTGA